One window of Thiomicrorhabdus lithotrophica genomic DNA carries:
- a CDS encoding class I SAM-dependent methyltransferase, whose amino-acid sequence MQRIPKIFLALFIQLLVLSVVTLGVFLAPSLIAPPYPYWVLVLIQATFAALISCKLGLPCWWRWIQFFIPIGLYLGVLIDFNPLWALALFVIVWLVFANAFKERVPLYLTNDTTRQAFKELIKRKRQVRFLDLGCGLGGNVAFMSQQRQVAESHGVETAPIPYLVSKIITGFRGGRTFAMDMWKTELAYYDVVYAFLSPEPMPKLWEKVKEEMLPGSVFVSNSFAVPGVEASEVWELSDSRKTILYIYHL is encoded by the coding sequence TTGCAAAGGATTCCAAAGATATTTTTAGCGCTATTTATTCAGTTGTTAGTTTTATCCGTGGTGACGTTAGGTGTGTTTTTAGCGCCATCACTGATTGCGCCGCCATATCCTTATTGGGTATTGGTTTTAATTCAAGCGACCTTTGCTGCTTTAATTAGTTGTAAATTAGGTTTGCCATGTTGGTGGCGTTGGATACAGTTTTTTATCCCTATAGGGCTTTACCTTGGGGTGTTAATTGACTTTAATCCTTTATGGGCTTTGGCTCTTTTTGTTATTGTTTGGCTGGTTTTTGCTAATGCTTTTAAAGAGCGTGTGCCCCTTTATTTAACAAATGATACAACTCGCCAAGCATTCAAAGAATTAATTAAGCGCAAGCGCCAAGTCCGTTTTTTAGATTTAGGTTGTGGTTTGGGTGGAAACGTGGCATTTATGTCTCAGCAAAGGCAAGTTGCCGAGTCTCATGGGGTTGAAACAGCGCCCATTCCCTATCTGGTTTCTAAAATCATTACAGGCTTTAGAGGCGGGCGAACTTTTGCTATGGATATGTGGAAAACTGAGCTTGCTTACTATGATGTTGTGTATGCATTTTTATCTCCAGAACCTATGCCAAAGCTATGGGAGAAGGTAAAAGAAGAAATGTTGCCTGGTTCAGTCTTTGTTTCCAATAGTTTTGCAGTTCCAGGTGTTGAAGCTAGCGAGGTTTGGGAGTTATCTGATTCGAGAAAAACCATTCTATACATTTATCATTTATAG
- the glnA gene encoding type I glutamate--ammonia ligase: MSQAIFDMIKENDVKWADLRFTDTHGKEQHVTIPASKVDEDFFTDGETFDGSSIEGWKGINDSDMLLIPQADGAFLDPFTNDPTIIIRMMIVSPATMESYEKDPRGIAKKAEAYLSSTGVADSAFFGPEPEFFIFDNVRWGEDMSGCFVKLDSGESAWEAGRELEGGNMGHRPKVKGGYFPVPPVDQLHEVRADICAMAEAMGLELEAHHHEVAAGGQCELAVAGNTLTAKADEVQILKYAVHNTCHALGKTATFMPKPIVGDNGTGMHINMSLSKGGKNIFAGDVYSGLSQEALWYIGGLMKHARALNAFTNPGTNSYKRLVPGFEAPVLIAYSGKNRSSSIRIPYAPSERSRRVELRFPDPTANPYLAFAASLMAGLDGIMNKIEPGEPSEKDLYDLSPEEEAEYNTVCASLEEALDALDQDREFLKMGGVFTDEAIDSYIELKMEHVTRLRATTHPIEFDMYYSA, translated from the coding sequence ATGTCACAAGCTATTTTCGATATGATTAAAGAGAATGATGTCAAATGGGCAGATTTACGTTTTACTGACACTCACGGTAAAGAACAACACGTAACAATCCCTGCATCAAAAGTAGACGAAGACTTCTTCACTGACGGTGAAACTTTTGATGGTTCATCAATCGAAGGCTGGAAAGGCATTAACGATTCAGACATGCTGTTAATCCCACAAGCAGATGGTGCTTTCTTAGACCCTTTCACAAATGATCCTACAATCATCATTCGTATGATGATTGTTTCTCCAGCTACCATGGAGTCTTACGAGAAAGATCCTCGCGGTATCGCTAAGAAAGCAGAAGCATACCTCTCTTCTACTGGTGTAGCTGACTCTGCATTCTTTGGACCAGAACCTGAATTCTTCATCTTTGACAATGTTCGTTGGGGTGAAGACATGTCTGGATGTTTCGTTAAGCTAGATTCTGGTGAGTCTGCTTGGGAAGCTGGTCGCGAACTTGAAGGTGGTAACATGGGTCACCGTCCTAAGGTTAAAGGTGGTTACTTCCCAGTTCCTCCAGTTGATCAGCTACACGAAGTTCGTGCTGACATTTGTGCAATGGCTGAAGCAATGGGTCTTGAGCTTGAAGCTCATCACCACGAAGTTGCGGCTGGTGGACAATGTGAATTAGCGGTTGCTGGTAACACACTTACAGCTAAAGCTGATGAAGTTCAAATTCTTAAGTACGCAGTACACAACACATGTCACGCTTTAGGTAAAACAGCGACATTCATGCCTAAGCCAATCGTTGGTGATAACGGTACTGGTATGCACATCAACATGTCTTTATCTAAAGGTGGTAAAAACATCTTTGCTGGTGATGTTTACTCTGGTCTTTCTCAGGAAGCACTATGGTACATCGGTGGTCTAATGAAGCATGCTCGTGCACTAAATGCTTTCACTAACCCTGGTACAAACTCTTATAAGCGTTTAGTTCCTGGTTTTGAAGCACCTGTACTGATTGCTTACTCTGGTAAGAACCGTTCATCTTCAATCCGTATTCCTTATGCTCCATCTGAGCGTTCGCGTCGTGTTGAATTACGTTTCCCAGATCCAACAGCTAACCCATACCTAGCATTCGCTGCTTCGTTAATGGCTGGTCTTGACGGAATCATGAACAAAATTGAGCCAGGCGAGCCTTCAGAGAAAGATCTATATGACCTATCTCCAGAAGAAGAAGCGGAATACAACACAGTTTGTGCATCTTTAGAAGAAGCTCTAGACGCACTTGATCAAGATCGTGAGTTCTTGAAAATGGGTGGTGTATTCACTGATGAAGCTATCGATTCTTACATTGAACTTAAAATGGAACACGTTACACGTTTACGTGCAACGACTCACCCAATCGAGTTCGACATGTACTACTCTGCTTAA
- a CDS encoding P-II family nitrogen regulator produces the protein MKLVVAIIKPFKLDDVREALHDIDVQGMTVTESKGFGRQKGHTEIYRGAEYAIEFLPKIRLEIAVSDEKLDSVIEAISTSAKTGKIGDGKIFVMPLEQTVRIRTEETGDIAL, from the coding sequence ATGAAACTGGTAGTTGCAATTATCAAACCTTTTAAACTCGATGACGTACGCGAAGCACTTCATGATATTGATGTGCAAGGTATGACTGTAACAGAGTCTAAAGGTTTTGGCCGTCAAAAGGGTCACACTGAAATTTATCGTGGAGCAGAATATGCGATTGAATTTTTACCAAAAATCCGCTTAGAAATTGCTGTTAGTGATGAAAAGCTTGATAGCGTTATTGAAGCAATCAGCACATCTGCTAAAACAGGCAAAATTGGTGACGGTAAAATCTTCGTTATGCCTCTAGAACAGACTGTACGAATTCGTACAGAAGAAACTGGCGACATCGCTCTTTAA
- the glnE gene encoding bifunctional [glutamate--ammonia ligase]-adenylyl-L-tyrosine phosphorylase/[glutamate--ammonia-ligase] adenylyltransferase yields MSYSVEKVLSWSPFVERLTERYPDLLDSESFNNQWAQGDLYHRVYSDVSAAEDETMLLQRLRVQRNWMMGRIALRDLTKLAELEETVAATSELADALVSSALDWHYERFCERYGTPIGRESDEPQKLIVIGMGKLGGQELNFSSDVDLIFTYPEGGETQGAAKSISNEQFFIRLGQALNKSLVDVTNDGFVYRVDMRLRPFGDAGPLAVNFASLEHYYEIHGRAWERYALVKARIMAGDKKQGEELFNILRPFVYRRYVDFSAMDSLRELKLMIAEQVAKKGMLDNVKLGAGGIREIEFIAQAFQLVHGGRDKGLQLKSLLPTLAVLNDREFLDNEVYTKLVDAYRFLRTAENRLQMWGDQQTHDLPKDENQRLLTANSLGFESYDDFYEVLNQHREFVEDQFNKVFAEEEDCSVRDEMTELWSSDFGNSELLDSFDLPESIANEVLKVMHDFKAGRQVQTLSKDGVERLNETMPFVLKSVITPEMNIETLKRVLAVVESVTKRSVYLVLIKENPEALQHLVALCNASAWLAEMLVKYPALLDQLLDERELYAPLSAEELQSEANALLVEVGLDEELFMDKLRQWRHAQVFKVAAADITGHLPVMKVSDYLTWIAEAVLNVAVEFAWQLMQKKSGLPGGLKSEEIRNPFMVLGYGKLGGIELGYGSDLDVVFLYQGVTSSDQTVNPDGRTMDNAIYFIRMGQKVISILSTIMPSGRLYEVDTRLRPNGNSGMLVTDFASFMQYIENKAWNWEHQALVRARAVTGDEQSVSAYEVFRSEFLNRNRDIAEVRNEVIEMRQKMKDSLDKSSENVFDLKQGSGGIVDIEFMMQFLVLAYAGQFPGLSEYTDNVRILEAVAESGLLSTEDVESLTHAYKVYRSKYHRVALANEKPLIGSGCYEVERTSVIKVWNQLMLDA; encoded by the coding sequence ATGTCCTATTCAGTTGAAAAAGTTTTGTCGTGGAGTCCGTTTGTTGAGCGCTTAACAGAGCGCTACCCAGATTTATTGGATTCAGAAAGTTTTAATAATCAGTGGGCACAAGGTGATTTGTATCATCGTGTATACAGTGATGTTTCAGCGGCAGAAGATGAAACCATGCTTTTGCAAAGATTAAGAGTGCAGCGTAATTGGATGATGGGGCGCATTGCGTTGCGAGATTTGACGAAGCTTGCTGAGTTAGAAGAAACGGTTGCCGCAACGTCAGAGTTGGCAGATGCATTAGTGAGCTCAGCTTTAGATTGGCACTATGAGCGTTTTTGCGAGCGTTATGGAACGCCTATAGGGCGTGAATCAGACGAACCACAAAAATTGATTGTCATTGGTATGGGTAAGTTAGGTGGCCAGGAGTTGAACTTCTCTTCAGATGTTGACTTGATTTTTACCTATCCTGAGGGGGGTGAAACACAAGGTGCAGCCAAAAGCATATCTAATGAACAATTTTTCATTCGTTTAGGTCAAGCGCTTAATAAGTCATTGGTTGATGTTACTAATGATGGTTTTGTTTACCGAGTAGATATGCGTTTGCGCCCATTTGGTGATGCGGGACCATTGGCGGTCAATTTTGCTAGTTTAGAGCATTATTATGAAATTCATGGCCGAGCTTGGGAAAGGTACGCTTTAGTAAAAGCTCGAATTATGGCAGGGGATAAAAAGCAAGGAGAAGAATTGTTTAATATCTTGCGCCCCTTTGTATATCGTCGTTATGTTGATTTTAGCGCAATGGACTCATTAAGAGAGCTTAAGCTGATGATTGCTGAGCAAGTTGCCAAAAAAGGCATGTTGGATAACGTTAAGCTTGGAGCGGGAGGGATTCGTGAAATTGAATTTATCGCTCAAGCTTTTCAGTTAGTGCATGGCGGGCGTGATAAAGGGTTGCAGTTAAAGTCGTTATTACCAACGCTGGCAGTATTAAATGACAGGGAGTTTCTTGATAATGAAGTGTATACAAAACTCGTTGATGCCTATCGTTTTTTGAGAACGGCTGAAAACCGTTTGCAGATGTGGGGCGATCAACAAACTCATGATTTACCTAAGGATGAAAACCAACGATTGCTCACTGCAAACTCGCTTGGTTTTGAAAGTTATGACGATTTTTATGAGGTGTTGAATCAACATCGAGAGTTCGTTGAGGATCAGTTTAATAAGGTTTTTGCAGAGGAAGAGGATTGTTCTGTTAGAGATGAAATGACCGAGTTATGGTCAAGTGATTTTGGGAATTCTGAATTATTGGATTCATTTGATTTGCCTGAATCTATTGCGAATGAAGTGCTAAAGGTTATGCATGATTTTAAAGCGGGGCGTCAAGTGCAAACGCTAAGCAAGGATGGTGTTGAGCGATTGAATGAAACCATGCCTTTTGTATTGAAATCGGTGATTACACCCGAAATGAATATAGAGACATTAAAGCGTGTATTAGCTGTTGTAGAATCAGTGACAAAGCGAAGCGTATATTTAGTATTAATTAAAGAGAATCCAGAAGCGTTACAGCATTTAGTTGCGCTGTGTAACGCCAGTGCTTGGCTGGCAGAGATGTTGGTTAAATATCCCGCTTTACTAGATCAACTTCTTGATGAGAGAGAGTTGTATGCCCCTTTAAGTGCAGAGGAATTGCAATCAGAAGCGAATGCTTTATTGGTCGAGGTAGGTCTTGATGAAGAATTGTTTATGGATAAGTTACGTCAGTGGCGTCATGCGCAGGTTTTTAAAGTCGCAGCGGCGGATATAACTGGGCATTTGCCTGTTATGAAAGTAAGTGACTACCTGACTTGGATTGCTGAAGCGGTATTAAATGTTGCTGTAGAGTTTGCATGGCAATTGATGCAGAAGAAGAGTGGCTTGCCGGGAGGGCTTAAATCCGAAGAGATTAGAAATCCATTTATGGTCTTGGGTTATGGAAAGCTTGGCGGAATAGAGCTGGGTTACGGTTCGGACTTGGATGTGGTGTTTTTGTATCAAGGTGTCACCTCTAGTGATCAAACGGTTAATCCGGATGGTCGCACAATGGATAATGCAATTTACTTTATTCGTATGGGCCAAAAAGTCATTTCAATTTTATCTACTATTATGCCATCGGGTCGATTGTATGAGGTAGACACAAGGTTAAGGCCTAACGGAAACTCTGGAATGTTGGTAACGGATTTTGCGAGTTTTATGCAGTATATTGAAAATAAGGCATGGAACTGGGAGCATCAAGCCTTGGTTAGAGCTAGAGCGGTTACAGGGGATGAGCAAAGTGTTTCTGCCTATGAAGTCTTTAGATCTGAGTTTCTAAATCGTAATCGAGATATTGCTGAAGTTCGTAATGAAGTGATTGAGATGCGTCAAAAGATGAAAGACTCGTTGGATAAAAGCTCTGAAAATGTGTTTGATTTAAAGCAAGGTTCGGGCGGCATTGTTGATATTGAGTTTATGATGCAGTTTTTGGTTTTAGCTTATGCGGGTCAATTCCCGGGCTTGTCTGAATATACTGATAATGTACGAATTTTAGAAGCTGTGGCAGAATCAGGATTGTTGTCTACTGAAGATGTCGAGTCTTTAACTCATGCTTATAAAGTGTATCGTTCTAAATATCATAGAGTTGCACTAGCAAATGAAAAGCCGTTAATTGGTTCAGGTTGTTATGAGGTAGAAAGGACTTCGGTAATCAAGGTTTGGAATCAATTAATGCTTGATGCATAG